The DNA region CACCACAAGACAAGCGCCACTTCAGGATTTTGTACCAAAACTTCAACTTTCATCCAGATGAACAGCCAGAATCATCATTACTTTCCGCAGATGCAAGGCTCCAACAAAAGCAAGAGATGGAGCGAATTATCGACAAGATAACGCCTGCTGAAATCTGGAGGATAGAGGATGCAAAACAAGAATTGCTACAACGATTCTGGGCGGAGGGAGGAGAATCATGAATAATTTTGCTTCTGCAATGCTGGGGCAGATTAGCACTCCAGTTAACATCCTCAAAGAATTCCTTGAGATTTTTAACCGTCGCCATAAGTGCAAAGCAGCAATACTTTCCTGGCTTGACGGCAAACACTACTACGGTATTGAGTGGGTAAGAACCACCTTTGAAGAACTTGGCAACATCTTAGGCTACTGCCGAGAAACAATCAGTAAGCACGTAAAAGAATTGGTAGCAGACAAATTAATTAAGGAACGACCAGCAGAACTTTTTCCGAAAGACACAGCCAATGTTTACAAATTAAATCCCAACTGGCTACCACCAATAGAATTTGATAAATCCGAATGGGCTGCTTTATCAAAACTGCTTGGCTTCTGGAAACATTTGGATATGCTGCCAAAAGTGCTGTTTTTTGAACGATGCGAAAAAATTGACATAGATAGGCCAATTAATGAGCCTATCAATGCGAATAATCCGCCAACATTAGAAACTAACTTAAAACTTTTTAAAAACAACAACACTGTTGTTGGCGAAAAAAATGTTGTGGTGGAAGAACCGGAGCCAGACTGGGAATCCATCGTTGCTGCAACCAATACTTGGGAGCAAAACCAGATTTCTCACTCCGTTGAAGACTTAGAAGAAATCTCTTCAACTAACGAGATAGACTCTAATGAGGATTTACTTCCCGCGCCGGAAATCAAGCCTACTTCAAATCAAAATAAGCCCACAAAGGATGAAATCAGGGAGACTTGCACCGAGTTGAAAAGGCTGCGGATTAATCCAGATCCATGCTTGGGGGTGATTAAGAAATATTGGGGGAATGTGGCAGGTGCGATCGCTCGTGTCAGGGAAGCTGTCGCCGAGGGTTGGTGCAGCAATCCTACGGGATTATTCATCAACAGTTGCAAGAGTGGGGCTAAGGGCAAAAATACAATGCCATCCGAACTGACCAATTGGCTTGATTGGGCTTACAAAAAAAGGTTGATTATAGGCTTTTATCAGGGATTGGTCTATACGTCAGGTGGGGGGGGAAATGATGGAAACGCTATACGGCTTGAGGAAATGATGCGACGCTACCCAATAGGAGAACCATGAAAGCCATCACAGTCAAAGGCCCGATCGCTTGGACAATATTCAATGCCAATTACACCACCCTCCTTGGTCGCATTATGGAACGCAAGTAAAACACGCGGACATAATTTGATTCATAAAGTTAGGTTTTTGATTGGCTAAAAACCTTGAAATTACGTTAACTTTTGGTCACGTTATGGGTTCTTGGCAACTTTTGGTGATGATGAAAGGTTACGCGCTTTAAGGCAGAAGGCAGGAGGCTCATTGATAGAGGTTGATTTTTGATGAAAAAGCCTAAATTTCGTGTAGGTGAAAGCGTGAAGAGTAGGCAGGGAAATTTTCACATAGTTGATCGCAAATACAATCCAGCCGTTGCCACTCATGCGATCAAGGTATACACAGACGGCAGCACCTCGGTTTCCCCGACTACCATAAGTGAGCATTGGACTTACAAACTTGACGACGGCAAAAGCTGGAGATATTCAGAAGGGGTTCTGGAGTCTCTG from Nostoc commune NIES-4072 includes:
- a CDS encoding helix-turn-helix domain-containing protein, coding for MNNFASAMLGQISTPVNILKEFLEIFNRRHKCKAAILSWLDGKHYYGIEWVRTTFEELGNILGYCRETISKHVKELVADKLIKERPAELFPKDTANVYKLNPNWLPPIEFDKSEWAALSKLLGFWKHLDMLPKVLFFERCEKIDIDRPINEPINANNPPTLETNLKLFKNNNTVVGEKNVVVEEPEPDWESIVAATNTWEQNQISHSVEDLEEISSTNEIDSNEDLLPAPEIKPTSNQNKPTKDEIRETCTELKRLRINPDPCLGVIKKYWGNVAGAIARVREAVAEGWCSNPTGLFINSCKSGAKGKNTMPSELTNWLDWAYKKRLIIGFYQGLVYTSGGGGNDGNAIRLEEMMRRYPIGEP